In Fusobacterium hwasookii, a single window of DNA contains:
- a CDS encoding DUF6138 family protein — translation MDKTLKEKIINSTFDGIDNIVESQHKNHLNESSYSICRIQEGYNDYLKINFRKGKINFYTSDFDWDTTPDLKITCEELKEVKRDDFVEEIVPKIKAKFEELFFKYKDSFLFRYKFLLILEFEGEEGLLKDRTYSEEFYIENKERKEDLKSKMEEYIKKVIFEEKKAIKDDRECVVFVGNLFDFNLMNYSENHLIELIEKILQVMKSVKNRKLEKEIQHDILYHLREWVDDIFLKLEPKKVTEEQIDLYIYKALFQIKYGTYSYDTKFACEDLKNAINKYNSQKAKQYLEKGTGVLSDELIYYKDENLECKANDVLATIDIKIKNEIAKSYEKALDFIINLLNNGFPHSYLIKFSSKSEKEFLNIKGLAKSSTHRFFRRILDFPELYDKLESYAKVAMKEFEWYQDVEDGEKSLLPGSYAIFGLGLFDEKYFPLIEEYYSKLDDEHQLAHQYFIEALIDRYGVTKKSLVIIFEGFLSGQFDKVFKKLAKLMEDGENKKLLAKELENYDKYEKENILYSIWGNKWKKIFKE, via the coding sequence ATGGATAAAACTTTAAAAGAAAAAATAATAAACAGTACTTTTGATGGAATAGATAATATAGTTGAAAGTCAACATAAAAATCATCTTAATGAAAGTTCATATTCTATTTGTAGAATACAAGAGGGTTATAATGATTACTTAAAAATTAATTTTAGGAAAGGAAAAATTAATTTTTATACAAGTGATTTTGATTGGGATACTACTCCTGACTTAAAAATAACTTGTGAAGAATTAAAAGAAGTAAAAAGAGATGATTTTGTTGAAGAAATAGTTCCAAAAATAAAAGCTAAATTTGAAGAATTATTCTTTAAATATAAAGATAGTTTTTTATTTCGTTATAAATTTTTATTAATTCTTGAATTTGAGGGAGAAGAAGGTTTATTAAAAGATAGAACTTATAGTGAAGAATTTTATATTGAAAACAAAGAAAGAAAAGAAGATTTAAAATCTAAAATGGAAGAGTATATTAAAAAAGTAATTTTTGAAGAAAAGAAAGCTATTAAAGATGATAGAGAATGTGTTGTTTTTGTTGGAAATCTTTTTGATTTTAACTTAATGAACTATTCAGAAAATCACTTAATTGAACTTATAGAAAAAATTTTACAAGTGATGAAATCAGTTAAAAATAGAAAATTAGAAAAGGAAATTCAACATGATATTCTTTATCATTTAAGAGAATGGGTTGATGATATTTTTCTTAAATTAGAACCTAAAAAAGTTACAGAAGAACAAATAGATTTATATATTTATAAAGCACTTTTCCAAATAAAATATGGAACATATAGCTATGATACTAAATTTGCTTGTGAGGATTTAAAAAATGCTATAAATAAATATAATTCACAAAAAGCTAAACAATATTTAGAAAAAGGAACTGGTGTTTTATCAGATGAATTGATTTATTATAAAGATGAGAATTTAGAATGTAAGGCTAATGATGTACTTGCAACAATAGATATAAAAATAAAAAATGAAATTGCTAAGTCTTATGAAAAGGCTTTGGACTTTATAATAAATTTATTAAATAATGGTTTCCCACATAGTTATCTAATTAAATTTTCTTCAAAATCTGAGAAAGAGTTTTTAAATATAAAAGGACTTGCTAAATCTTCAACTCATAGGTTTTTTAGAAGAATTTTAGACTTTCCAGAACTATATGATAAATTAGAAAGCTATGCAAAAGTAGCAATGAAAGAATTTGAATGGTATCAAGATGTAGAAGATGGAGAAAAAAGCTTATTACCTGGAAGCTATGCCATTTTTGGTTTAGGCTTATTTGATGAAAAATATTTCCCTTTAATTGAGGAATACTATTCAAAACTTGATGATGAACATCAATTAGCACATCAATATTTTATTGAGGCATTAATTGATAGATATGGAGTTACAAAAAAATCATTAGTTATAATTTTTGAAGGCTTTTTATCTGGACAATTTGATAAAGTATTTAAAAAGTTA
- a CDS encoding MmcQ/YjbR family DNA-binding protein: protein MRELKDFIKDKKIDLKRLKKFGFKLKDNSYYYHTSLLKNQFKMSVKISLDNSIFTEIIDVETNEPYVLHLLEMKRSGYSEKVYKAYNKVLEKIQKECFEDERFKANYTKEIIDYINNKYGDKLEFLWEKSPKNAVVRRKSTKKWYAAMLTISKRKIGLNSDELVEIINLHNSQEEIEKLIDNKKYFPAYHMNKKHWCTICLDGTVELKEIYKLIDISYELAK, encoded by the coding sequence ATGAGAGAACTAAAAGATTTTATTAAAGATAAAAAAATAGATTTGAAAAGACTTAAAAAATTTGGTTTTAAATTAAAAGACAACTCTTATTACTATCATACTTCTTTATTAAAAAATCAATTTAAAATGTCTGTTAAAATTAGTTTAGACAATTCAATTTTTACTGAAATAATAGATGTAGAAACTAATGAACCTTATGTATTACATCTTTTAGAAATGAAAAGAAGTGGTTATAGTGAAAAAGTATATAAAGCATATAATAAAGTTTTAGAAAAAATACAGAAAGAATGTTTTGAAGATGAGAGATTTAAAGCTAACTATACAAAAGAAATTATAGATTATATTAACAATAAATATGGAGATAAATTAGAATTTTTATGGGAAAAATCTCCTAAAAATGCAGTTGTTCGTAGAAAATCTACTAAGAAATGGTATGCAGCAATGTTGACTATATCTAAAAGAAAAATTGGCTTAAATAGTGATGAACTTGTAGAAATAATTAATTTACATAATAGTCAAGAAGAAATTGAAAAACTTATAGATAATAAAAAGTATTTTCCAGCCTATCATATGAATAAAAAACATTGGTGTACAATTTGTCTTGATGGAACAGTAGAACTTAAAGAAATTTATAAGTTGATAGATATTAGTTATGAATTGGCAAAGTAA
- a CDS encoding type II toxin-antitoxin system RelB/DinJ family antitoxin, producing MATLTINTDEKTAENFYAFCEELGLDMSTAMTLFMKACLREQKIPFELKVAKKEVIQNIKTKPATIEELLENYDI from the coding sequence ATGGCTACATTAACAATTAATACAGATGAAAAAACAGCTGAAAATTTTTATGCTTTTTGTGAAGAATTAGGTTTAGATATGTCAACAGCAATGACATTATTTATGAAGGCTTGTTTGAGAGAACAAAAAATTCCTTTTGAACTTAAAGTAGCAAAGAAAGAAGTTATTCAAAATATAAAAACAAAACCTGCTACAATAGAAGAATTATTAGAAAATTATGATATATAA
- a CDS encoding SDR family oxidoreductase, with amino-acid sequence MKIALVTGATSGIGYEISKRLLKMNYTVYGIGRNFIKNNENIFEEYENFIPVTCDLSKLDNLEKTLHSLKKINFDLIVNSAGIGHFGLHEEMNISKIKNMIAVNLQAPLVISQYFLRTLKENKGIIINISSVTANKESPLASAYSATKAGLSQFSKSLFEEVRKNDVKVITVYPDMTKTNFYKDNTYFKCDEDEKAYIKMEDIGNTIEFILNQSENIVFTDITIKPQRHKIKKVKRKE; translated from the coding sequence ATGAAAATTGCTTTAGTTACAGGTGCTACTTCTGGAATAGGCTATGAAATATCAAAAAGGTTATTAAAAATGAATTACACTGTCTATGGTATTGGTAGAAATTTCATAAAAAATAATGAAAATATTTTTGAAGAATATGAAAATTTTATCCCTGTTACTTGTGATTTATCTAAACTTGATAATTTAGAAAAAACATTACACTCCTTAAAAAAGATAAATTTTGATTTAATAGTAAATTCAGCTGGTATAGGACATTTTGGTTTACATGAAGAAATGAATATATCAAAAATTAAAAATATGATAGCAGTTAATTTACAAGCACCACTTGTAATTAGTCAATATTTTTTAAGGACATTAAAAGAAAATAAAGGTATAATAATAAATATTTCATCAGTTACTGCAAATAAAGAAAGTCCTTTAGCTTCTGCTTATTCAGCAACAAAAGCAGGACTTAGCCAATTTTCAAAAAGCTTATTTGAAGAAGTTAGAAAAAATGATGTTAAAGTTATTACTGTTTACCCAGATATGACTAAGACAAATTTTTATAAGGATAACACTTATTTTAAATGTGATGAAGATGAAAAAGCATATATAAAAATGGAAGATATTGGAAATACAATAGAATTTATTTTAAATCAAAGTGAAAATATTGTTTTCACAGATATAACAATAAAGCCTCAAAGGCATAAGATAAAAAAAGTAAAAAGAAAGGAATAA
- a CDS encoding MBL fold metallo-hydrolase, with amino-acid sequence MKISILGSGSGGNSTFVEIEDYKILVDTGFSCKKTEEKLEKIGKKLSDISAILITHEHSDHINGAGVIARKYDIPIYITPESYRAGAVKLGEIDKSLLNFIDGDFILNDKVKVSPFDVMHDAERTIGFKLETQLNKKIAISTDIGYITNIVREYFKDVDAMVIESNYDFNTLMNCSYPWNLKERVKSRNGHLSNNECAKFIKEMYTDKLKKVFLAHVSKDSNNISLIKETLEDEFIGMIRKPNCEITTQDNVTKLFDIDK; translated from the coding sequence ATGAAAATTTCAATTCTAGGAAGTGGAAGTGGAGGGAATTCAACTTTTGTAGAAATAGAAGACTATAAAATTTTGGTAGATACAGGTTTCAGTTGTAAAAAAACTGAAGAAAAATTAGAAAAGATTGGAAAAAAGTTATCAGATATTTCAGCAATTTTAATAACTCATGAGCATAGTGACCATATAAATGGGGCAGGAGTTATAGCAAGAAAATATGATATACCTATCTATATTACTCCTGAAAGTTATAGAGCAGGAGCAGTTAAATTAGGAGAAATAGACAAATCTTTATTAAATTTTATTGATGGAGATTTTATTCTTAATGATAAAGTAAAAGTTTCTCCATTTGATGTTATGCATGATGCTGAAAGAACTATTGGTTTTAAATTAGAAACTCAACTAAATAAAAAAATAGCAATATCTACTGATATTGGTTATATAACAAATATAGTTAGAGAATATTTTAAAGATGTTGATGCTATGGTTATTGAAAGTAATTATGATTTTAATACTCTTATGAATTGTTCATATCCATGGAATTTGAAGGAAAGAGTTAAAAGTAGAAATGGTCATCTTTCAAATAATGAGTGTGCAAAATTTATTAAAGAGATGTATACTGATAAGTTAAAAAAAGTATTCTTAGCACATGTAAGTAAGGATAGCAATAATATTTCTCTAATAAAAGAAACTCTTGAAGATGAATTTATAGGTATGATAAGAAAACCTAATTGTGAAATAACTACACAAGATAATGTAACAAAACTATTTGATATAGATAAATAG
- a CDS encoding uracil-DNA glycosylase, translating into MDEISELWEELKFEVGSIGNELLPKERQEVYIGMGNRNADILFIGNDPKLYLAEDYKVEPQSSGSFLIRLLDVVEYLPETYYITTLSKREIKIKNFNEGERKKLIDLLFTQIFLISPKIVVFLGKDVAELIENKEIDFDSERGKFKKWKGDIETYLTYDVETVIIARNDSGKKSTIALNFLNDIKHIKERLNHYE; encoded by the coding sequence ATGGACGAAATATCAGAATTATGGGAAGAATTAAAGTTTGAAGTTGGAAGTATTGGTAATGAATTACTACCAAAAGAAAGACAAGAAGTATATATTGGTATGGGAAATAGAAATGCTGATATTTTATTTATTGGGAATGATCCAAAGCTTTACTTAGCTGAAGATTATAAGGTTGAACCTCAATCAAGTGGTTCATTTTTGATAAGACTTTTAGATGTTGTTGAATATTTACCTGAAACATATTATATAACTACACTTAGCAAGAGAGAAATAAAGATAAAAAATTTCAATGAAGGTGAAAGAAAAAAATTAATTGACTTACTTTTCACTCAAATTTTTTTAATATCTCCAAAAATTGTTGTTTTTCTTGGAAAAGATGTAGCTGAATTAATTGAAAATAAAGAAATTGATTTTGATAGTGAAAGAGGTAAATTTAAAAAATGGAAAGGTGATATTGAAACATATTTAACTTATGATGTTGAAACAGTTATAATTGCTAGAAATGATAGTGGAAAAAAATCTACTATTGCTCTTAATTTTTTAAATGATATAAAGCATATAAAAGAAAGGTTAAATCATTATGAATAA
- a CDS encoding 5-formyltetrahydrofolate cyclo-ligase, translating into MNKKEARTLIKERRMNLSKEYIDIASDKIFEKLLQNEDFKNAKTIMSYMDFKNEVKTDKINNFIKESGKILVLPKVIDKETMIVIEDKNQYIVSPFGNKEPDGEEYKGSIDVIITPGVAFDRNKNRVGFGRGYYDRFFIKYPNTKKIAIAFEKQIIEEGIETDKYDKKVDILITEDKIIN; encoded by the coding sequence ATGAATAAAAAAGAAGCTAGAACTTTAATAAAAGAAAGAAGAATGAATTTATCTAAAGAATATATTGACATTGCTAGTGATAAAATATTTGAAAAACTTCTACAAAATGAAGATTTTAAAAATGCTAAAACTATTATGAGTTATATGGATTTTAAAAATGAAGTAAAAACTGATAAAATAAATAATTTCATAAAGGAGTCTGGAAAAATCTTAGTTTTACCTAAAGTTATTGATAAGGAAACAATGATTGTAATAGAAGATAAAAATCAATATATTGTCAGTCCTTTTGGTAATAAAGAGCCTGATGGAGAAGAATACAAAGGAAGTATTGATGTAATTATTACACCAGGAGTTGCTTTTGATAGAAATAAAAATAGAGTAGGTTTTGGTAGAGGATACTATGATAGATTCTTTATAAAATATCCTAATACAAAAAAAATTGCAATAGCTTTTGAGAAACAAATAATTGAAGAAGGTATAGAAACTGATAAATATGATAAAAAAGTTGATATTTTAATAACTGAAGATAAGATAATAAATTAA
- a CDS encoding KpsF/GutQ family sugar-phosphate isomerase, with the protein MLDQEIIEIAKNIYDTEIKSLELRMNKLSENFVKVVRKIYDCKGKVVVTGIGKTGIIGKKISATFASTGTTSIFMNSTEGLHGDLGIINSEDIVLAISNSGESDEIIAIMPAIKNIGAYIIAMTGNINSRLAKASDLYINTHVEEEGCPINLAPMSSTTNALVMGDALAGCLMKLRNFSPQNFAMYHPGGSLGRKLLTRVGNLMKTGEALALCKADTSMEDIVILMSEKKLGVVCVMNNENNILVGIITEGDIRRALSHKEEFFKLKAQDIMTTKYTKVDREEMATQALSIMEDRPHQINVLPVFDKDEFVGVIRIHDLLKVR; encoded by the coding sequence ATGTTAGATCAAGAAATTATAGAAATTGCTAAAAATATTTATGATACTGAAATAAAATCATTAGAATTGAGAATGAATAAATTATCAGAAAATTTTGTTAAAGTAGTAAGAAAAATATATGATTGTAAAGGTAAGGTTGTAGTTACAGGTATTGGAAAAACAGGAATAATTGGTAAGAAAATATCTGCAACTTTTGCTTCAACAGGTACAACAAGTATATTTATGAATTCAACAGAAGGATTACATGGAGATTTAGGAATTATTAATTCAGAAGATATTGTTTTAGCTATTTCAAATAGTGGAGAAAGTGATGAAATTATTGCAATAATGCCAGCAATAAAAAATATAGGGGCATATATCATTGCAATGACAGGAAATATTAATTCAAGACTTGCAAAAGCTTCTGACTTATATATAAATACACATGTAGAAGAAGAAGGTTGTCCTATAAATTTGGCTCCAATGTCATCTACAACAAATGCTCTTGTAATGGGAGATGCTCTTGCAGGTTGCCTTATGAAACTTAGAAACTTTTCTCCTCAAAACTTTGCAATGTATCATCCAGGAGGAAGTTTAGGAAGAAAATTACTAACAAGAGTTGGAAATTTAATGAAAACAGGGGAAGCCCTTGCTCTTTGTAAAGCTGACACAAGTATGGAAGATATAGTAATCCTAATGAGTGAAAAAAAACTTGGTGTGGTTTGTGTTATGAATAATGAAAATAATATATTAGTGGGAATTATAACTGAGGGAGATATTAGAAGAGCTTTAAGTCATAAAGAAGAATTTTTTAAATTGAAGGCTCAGGATATAATGACAACAAAGTATACTAAAGTTGATAGAGAAGAAATGGCAACACAAGCTTTATCAATAATGGAAGATAGACCTCATCAAATTAATGTGCTTCCTGTATTTGATAAAGATGAATTTGTAGGAGTTATAAGAATACATGATTTATTGAAAGTTAGGTAA
- a CDS encoding NAD(P)/FAD-dependent oxidoreductase produces the protein MKVNISNIIVSINKNQEKEIYKELEKNGISRDNIENLKYLKKSIDSRKKNDIKFIYTLEISLKKNINLEKYSKLSLAKEDVYEKRMPLYPKREVAVVGTGPAGLFSALRLAELGYIPVVFERGEEVDKRNVTTDNFIKTNILNPNSNIQFGEGGAGTYSDGKLNTRIKSEYIEKVFKEFIECGAQEEIFWNYKPHIGTDVLRVVVKNLREKIKSLGGKFHFNSLVEDIEVKNNEIKALKILEVDTQKRYTYDINMVIFAIGHSSRDTYRMLHSKGVAMENKPFAIGIRIEHLRKDIDKMQYGEAVSNPLLEAATYNMAFNNKKETRGTFSFCMCPGGEIVNAASELGASLVNGMSYSTRCGKFSNSAIVVGVSEKDYGDQIFSGMHLQEKLEKKNYEIVGTYGAIYQNIIDFMKKKKTTFEIESSYQMKLFSYDINNFFPDYITRNLQSAFENWSKNNLFISEKVNLIGPETRTSAPVKILRDLKGESISIKGLFPIGEGAGYAGGIMSAAVDGIKIVDLAFSKKII, from the coding sequence ATGAAAGTTAATATTAGCAATATAATAGTATCAATCAATAAAAATCAAGAAAAAGAAATATATAAAGAATTGGAAAAAAATGGTATTTCTAGGGATAATATAGAAAATTTAAAATATTTAAAGAAATCTATTGATAGTAGAAAGAAAAATGATATTAAATTTATCTATACTTTAGAAATTAGCTTAAAGAAAAATATAAATTTAGAAAAATATTCTAAGCTAAGTTTAGCTAAGGAAGATGTTTATGAAAAAAGAATGCCTCTTTATCCTAAAAGAGAAGTTGCTGTTGTTGGAACAGGGCCAGCAGGACTTTTTTCTGCTTTAAGATTGGCAGAATTAGGATATATTCCTGTTGTGTTTGAAAGAGGAGAAGAAGTTGATAAAAGAAATGTCACAACAGATAATTTTATAAAAACCAATATTCTTAATCCTAATTCAAATATACAATTTGGAGAAGGTGGAGCAGGGACATATTCTGATGGTAAACTAAATACCAGAATTAAAAGTGAATATATAGAAAAAGTTTTTAAAGAATTTATTGAATGTGGTGCTCAAGAGGAAATCTTTTGGAACTACAAGCCACATATTGGAACTGATGTACTAAGGGTTGTAGTTAAAAATCTAAGAGAAAAAATCAAGTCTTTAGGTGGAAAATTTCATTTTAACTCACTTGTTGAAGATATTGAAGTAAAGAATAATGAGATTAAAGCCTTAAAAATTTTAGAAGTAGATACTCAAAAAAGATATACTTATGATATAAATATGGTAATTTTTGCTATTGGTCATTCATCAAGAGATACATATAGGATGTTACATTCAAAAGGTGTTGCAATGGAAAATAAACCTTTTGCTATTGGGATTAGAATTGAACATTTAAGGAAAGATATTGATAAAATGCAGTATGGAGAGGCTGTATCAAATCCACTTTTAGAAGCTGCAACTTATAATATGGCTTTTAATAATAAAAAAGAAACAAGAGGAACTTTTTCATTTTGTATGTGTCCTGGTGGTGAAATAGTAAATGCTGCTTCTGAATTGGGAGCATCTCTTGTCAATGGAATGAGCTATTCTACCAGATGTGGTAAATTTTCAAATTCTGCAATAGTAGTTGGAGTATCTGAAAAAGATTATGGAGATCAAATTTTTTCTGGTATGCATCTACAAGAAAAATTAGAAAAGAAAAATTATGAAATTGTAGGAACTTATGGGGCTATTTACCAAAATATAATAGATTTTATGAAAAAAAAGAAAACTACTTTTGAAATTGAAAGTAGTTATCAAATGAAATTATTTTCTTATGATATAAATAATTTTTTTCCAGATTATATAACTAGAAATCTTCAATCTGCTTTCGAAAATTGGAGTAAAAACAATCTTTTTATTTCAGAAAAAGTAAACTTAATAGGACCTGAAACTAGAACTTCTGCTCCTGTTAAAATTTTAAGAGATTTAAAGGGGGAATCAATTTCAATAAAAGGTTTATTTCCTATTGGTGAAGGAGCAGGTTATGCAGGTGGAATTATGAGTGCTGCTGTTGATGGAATAAAGATTGTAGATTTAGCTTTTAGTAAAAAAATAATATAA